A DNA window from Chiroxiphia lanceolata isolate bChiLan1 chromosome 6, bChiLan1.pri, whole genome shotgun sequence contains the following coding sequences:
- the LOC116788634 gene encoding basic salivary proline-rich protein 2-like isoform X1 gives MGGSHPPESLCPPAAQAPRGGQGGPSGLPRGWGRAGTSREQPQVDTGFSQEPCREDGSMERGNRPHGAQGAHQGGGAHPPPPARRRRLPQPFGDPQHEQSNPVNPASRNARQMPPGRRNRLFQGGFRPLEPQPAGGSGGGPAGTNILVDSPPGSGGVIPRPPAPPLARTWLPERFGKRRVSSWKRREWFPTPREEAGAAELPIQEAPARVVPQPRSGCSSWNPSLSALLTPHPEPRISSPAATRLPRTRSGTVTESHEGPHVTETGRICRSI, from the exons ATGGGGGGCTCACACCCGCCTGagtccctctgtccccctgcagcacaggcaccGAGGGGCGGGCAGGGGGGGCCGAGTGGGCTCCCGAGGGGCTGGGGACGGGCTGGGACGAGCCGAGAGCAGCCCCAGGTGGACACCGGCTTCTCCCAGGAGCCCTGCAGGGAGGATGGATCCATGGAGCGCGGGAATCGCCCCCACGGGGCTCAGGGAGCCCACCAAGGGGGGGGGGCTCATCCACCTCCACCAGCCAGACGCCGACGCCTCCCACAGCCTTTTGGGGACCCGCAGCACGAACAGTCGAATCCAGTGAATCCAGCATCCAGGAATGCCAGGCAGATGCCTCCCGGTCGTAGGAACAGGCTTTTCCAGGGAGGCTTCCGGCCCCTGGAGCCACAGCCCGCAGGTGGCAGCGGAGGGGGACCTGCCGGGACGAACATCCTCGTGGATTCTCCACCAGGCTCTGGAGGGGTCATCCCacgccccccagcccccccgcTGGCACGGACCTGGCTGCCGGAGAGGTTTGGGAAGAGGAGAGTGTCCAGCTGGAAGCGGAGGGAGTGGTTTCCAACGCCGCGGGAGGAAGCGGGAGCGGCCGAGCTGCCCATCCAGGAGGCACCTG CCAGGGTGGTCCCACAGCCCAGGAGTGGGTGCTCCAGCTGGAATCCATCCCTGTCAGCACTGCTGACTCCACATCCAGAGCCCAGGATCAGCTCCCCAGCGGCCACACGGCTCCCCAGGACACGGAGCGGGACCGTCACCGAGAGCCACGAGGGGCCACACGTGACAGAGACTGGCAg GATCTGCAGGAGTATCTGA
- the LOC116788634 gene encoding basic salivary proline-rich protein 2-like isoform X2: MGGSHPPESLCPPAAQAPRGGQGGPSGLPRGWGRAGTSREQPQVDTGFSQEPCREDGSMERGNRPHGAQGAHQGGGAHPPPPARRRRLPQPFGDPQHEQSNPVNPASRNARQMPPGRRNRLFQGGFRPLEPQPAGGSGGGPAGTNILVDSPPGSGGVIPRPPAPPLARTWLPERFGKRRVSSWKRREWFPTPREEAGAAELPIQEAPARAQDQLPSGHTAPQDTERDRHREPRGATRDRDWQDLQEYLNCQEKLPPEI, from the exons ATGGGGGGCTCACACCCGCCTGagtccctctgtccccctgcagcacaggcaccGAGGGGCGGGCAGGGGGGGCCGAGTGGGCTCCCGAGGGGCTGGGGACGGGCTGGGACGAGCCGAGAGCAGCCCCAGGTGGACACCGGCTTCTCCCAGGAGCCCTGCAGGGAGGATGGATCCATGGAGCGCGGGAATCGCCCCCACGGGGCTCAGGGAGCCCACCAAGGGGGGGGGGCTCATCCACCTCCACCAGCCAGACGCCGACGCCTCCCACAGCCTTTTGGGGACCCGCAGCACGAACAGTCGAATCCAGTGAATCCAGCATCCAGGAATGCCAGGCAGATGCCTCCCGGTCGTAGGAACAGGCTTTTCCAGGGAGGCTTCCGGCCCCTGGAGCCACAGCCCGCAGGTGGCAGCGGAGGGGGACCTGCCGGGACGAACATCCTCGTGGATTCTCCACCAGGCTCTGGAGGGGTCATCCCacgccccccagcccccccgcTGGCACGGACCTGGCTGCCGGAGAGGTTTGGGAAGAGGAGAGTGTCCAGCTGGAAGCGGAGGGAGTGGTTTCCAACGCCGCGGGAGGAAGCGGGAGCGGCCGAGCTGCCCATCCAGGAGGCACCTGCCA GGG CCCAGGATCAGCTCCCCAGCGGCCACACGGCTCCCCAGGACACGGAGCGGGACCGTCACCGAGAGCCACGAGGGGCCACACGTGACAGAGACTGGCAg GATCTGCAGGAGTATCTGAACTGCCAAGAGAAACTTCCTCCTGAAATTTGA
- the MRPL16 gene encoding 39S ribosomal protein L16, mitochondrial, with amino-acid sequence MAAPGAAPGPGQVPAQWRCPARASRSGVLPPDYSGITFPEKPKLKFMDKVPAVPKVRREPRMLRDIRGPSREATDFIQGQYGILALGGGYLHWGHFEMIRLTIGRHLDPKSMFAVWRVPAPYKPVTRKSLGHRMGGGKGPIDHYVTAVRSGRLVVEVGGHCHFGQVRPFLAQVAQKLPFPAVPVSRESLREMRREEEEKRLNNQNPWTFERVVTSNMLGMRKYLSPYDLRLQGRYWGKFFLRHRV; translated from the exons ATGGCGGCTCCCGGGGCTGCTCCGGGGCCGGGCCAG GTCCCGGCGCAGTGGCGATGCCCCGCGCGGGCCTCAAGAAGTGGGGTGCTGCCGCCGGATTACAGCG GAATCACCTTCCCGGAGAAGCCGAAGCTGAAGTTCATGGACAAAGTGCCGGCCGTGCCCAAGGTGCGGCGGGAGCCGCGGATGCTCCGTGACATCCGCGGGCCGTCCCGGGAGGCCACCGACTTCATCCAGGGGCAGTACGGGATCCTG GCTCTGGGCGGGGGGTACCTGCACTGGGGGCACTTTGAGATGATCCGCCTGACCATCGGGCGCCACCTGGACCCCAAGTCCATGTTCGCCGTGTGGCGCGTGCCCGCCCCGTACAAGCCGGTGACCCGGAAGAGCCTGGGCCACCGGATGGGCGGCGGCAAGGGCCCCATCGACCACTACGTGACGGCCGTGCGCAGCGGCAGGCTCGTCGTCGAGGTGGGCGGCCACTGCCACTTCGGGCAGGTCCGGCCTTTCCTCGCCCAGGTGGCCCAAAAGCTGCCCTTCCCGGCCGTGCCCGTGAGCCGGGAGAGCCTCCGGGAGATGCgccgggaggaggaggagaagaggctCAACAACCAGAACCCCTGGACTTTCGAGCGCGTCGTCACCTCCAACATGCTGGGCATGAGGAAGTACCTGAGCCCCTACGACCTGCGGCTCCAGGGCCGCTACTGGGGCAAGTTCttcctcaggcacagggtgtga
- the STX3 gene encoding syntaxin-3 gives MKDRLEQLKAKQDADDDAEELEIAVDNTAFMDEFFSEIEETRQNIDKISENVEEAKKLYSLILSAPIPEQKTKDDLEQLTAEIKKMANSVRNKLKSMERNIEQDEARSSADLRIRKSQHSVLSRKFVDVMTKYNEAQVDFRERSKGRIQRQLEITGKNTTDEELEEMLESGNPSIFTSGIMDSQISKQALSEIEGRHKDIVRLESSIKELHDMFVDIAMLVENQGSMIDRIENNMDQSVGFVERAVADTKKAVKYQSEARRKKIMIMLCCIILAIILASSIGSIFA, from the exons ATGAAGGACCGGCTGGAGCAGCTCAAGGCG AAGCAGGACGCGGATGACGACGCGGAGGAGCTGGAGATCGCCGTGGACAACACGGCCTTCATGGATGAGTTCTTCTCGGAG ATCGAGGAGACCCGGCAGAACATCGACAAGATCTCGGAGAACGTGGAGGAAGCGAAGAAGCTCTACAGCCTCATCCTCTCAGCGCCCATCCCGGAGCAGA AGACCAAAGATGACCTGGAGCAGCTGACGGCGGAGATCAAGAAGATGGCCAACAGCGTCCGCAACAAGCTGAAGA GTATGGAGAGGAACATCGAGCAGGACGAGGCGCGATCCTCCGCCGACCTCCGGATACGCAAATCCCAG CACTCGGTCCTGTCCCGCAAGTTCGTGGATGTCATGACCAAGTACAACGAGGCGCAGGTGGATTTCCGGGAGCGCAGCAAGGGCCGGATCCAGCGGCAGCTGGAGATCA CCGGCAAGAACACGACGGacgaggagctggaggagatgctggagagcGGGAACCCCTCCATCTTCACCTCGGGG ATCATGGACTCGCAGATCTCGAAGCAGGCGCTGAGCGAGATCGAGGGGCGGCACAAGGACATCGTGCGCCTGGAGAGCAGCATCAAGGAGCTCCACGACATGTTCGTGGACATCGCCATGCTCGTGGAGAACCAG GGATCCATGATCGACCGCATCGAGAACAACATGGACCAGTCCGTGGGATTTGTGGAGAGGGCCGTGGCTGACACCAAAAAGGCTGTGAAGTACCAAAGTGAGGCCAGGAGG AAGAAGATCATGATCATGTTGTGCTGCATCATCCTGGCCATCATCCTGGCCTCCAGCATCGGGAGCATCTTCGCCTGA